GGTATCAGCGGCGGGCGGTTCTATGAATATTGGATGTCTCGATAGCATTTATTAATAATACGAAGAACTAAAGTAATAATATGGCGTATCGCGGTTCGATGTACGACTGTGTCATCGTCGGCGGCGGCGTCCACGGCACCTACTGCTGTCAGCGGCTGCTCGAGGACACCGCCCTCGAGAGCGAGGACCTCTTGCTCGTCGATCCGCACGACCGACTACTCGCGTCGTTTCGTCGGAAGGCGGCGGCCTGCGGGATGGCGGAACTCCGATCGACGTTCGTCCAGCACGTCGGTACCGAGCCGTTCGGTCTGGAGTCGTTCGCCGAGAGCCGCGGCCGCGAGGGCGAACTCCGGCCGACGCCGGGGTATCCGCCGCGGCCGACGCTGTCGCTGTTTCTGGACTTCGCCGACTACGTGATCGAACGCAAGGGACTCGCCGACCGCCACCGGCGGGCCGCCGTCGAGTCGATTCGCCGTTCGGCCGCAGGCGACGGCTCGCTGGTCCTCGAGACGGCCGCGGGCGACGAAGACGAAACCGGAATCGAGAACAGAACCGGCGACTCGAGCGGAGGGCAAATCCGAACGCGGACCTGCGTGCTGGCGATCGGTCACGGCGGTCGCTACCGGTATCCGCCGTGGGCCGACGGCGTTGACGCGATCACGCACGTCTGGGACGGGTTCGCTCCCGAGCGCCGCGCCGAGGAGACGGTCGTCGTCGGCGGCGGGATCACCGCGGTCCAGCTCGCGACCGCGCTGGCCGAGCGCGAGCGGGTGACGCTGTGTCCGCGCGACGGCTTCGAGGAAGCGACGATCGAGGCCGATCCGCGCTGGATCAACTGGAACCACATCGAAAAACACCTCCATCGCCACCCGCCCGGATCGCGAGCGCGCGCCGAGACGGTCAGCGAGGCGCGCAACGACGGCACCGTTCCGCCGCGACTGCTCGAGCACCTCGAGCGGGACGACGACGGCGACCTCTCCGTCCGTCGTAGCGACGTCCGCTCCGCCCGCGAGATCGACGATCGCGTTCGGCTGCTGCTCGAGAACGGCGGCTGTTGCTCGGCCGAGCGTGCCGTTCTGGCGACGGGGTTCGCTCCCGTCTTCGAGCACCCGTTCGTCGACCGCGTCGCCGCGTCGCTCGACCTCGAGCGCGGCTACCGCGGGATGCCGATACTCGACGACGAGACGCTGGCCTGGCGCGACGCGACCGGGTCGGAGACGCCGCTGTTCGTTATGGGCGCGCTCGCGGCGGGAACCGTCGGTCCGCTGGCGGGCAACGTCGCCGGCGCGCGGCGCGCGGCCGACCGGATCGTACGCGCGATCGAGGCGCGTCGACCGACCGTTCCGGCCTGACGCGAGCGGGTATCCACAAACGTGTATTACGAATCCGAGTCGAAAGCGTTTTTGAGCACGGATACGGGGATTCAGGTAATGACCGCCTACACCGCGACGGTGACCGTTCGGCTCAAACACGGCGTCCTCGATCCCGAGGCCGAGACGACCCAGCAGGCCTTAGAGCGACTGGGCTTCGACCTCGAGGACCTGCGTTCGGCGGATCGCTTCGAGGTCGATCTCGAGGCCGAATCGGCCGAGAGCGCCCGCGAACGCGCGGACGAGATGGCAGAGCGACTGCTGGCGAACCCGACCATCCACGACTACGACGTGGAGGTCGACGAGCGGTAGATGACGGTTTCGATCATCCGATTCGGCGGCTCGAACTGCGACCGAGACGCCGAGCGAGCCCTCGAGCACCTCGAGATCGACGCCGAGATCGTCTGGCACGAGGACGGCCTGCCCGCGGACACCTCGGGGATCGTCCTGCCTGGCGGGTTCTCCTACGGGGACTACCTGCGCGCGGGAGCGATGGCCGCGCGCTCGCCGATCATGGCCGAGGTCCGCGAGGCCGCGGCCGAGGGCACGCCCGTCCTCGGCGTCTGTAACGGCGCCCAGATCGGCTGCGAGTCGGGGCTCACCGAGGGCGCCTTTACCACCAACGAGAGCGCCCGCTTCCAGTGCGAACACGTCTACCTGCGCGTCGAGCGCGACGACACGCCGTGGACGGCGGCCTACGACGAGGGCGACGTCATCGAAATCCCCATCGCCCACGGCGAGGGCCGCTACGAGATCGACGACGACCGCCTCGACGAACTCGAGGACGAGGATCGGATCCTCTTTCGCTACTGCGACGAGAACGGCGAGACCGGGCCGGACGTGAATCCGAACGGCTCGAAACACAACGTCGCGGGCGTCCTCGGCGAGAGCGAGGCCGTCGCCGTGTTGATGCCCCACCCCGAGCGGGCGACGCTGCCCGACGTCGGTCCGACCGACGGACAGGGGATCCTCCGCGGCTTCGAACTGGCCGAGACGGAAGCGTAGACGTCCGCTGGCTCGTCTTCTCGTTTTTGCGACCGTCCCCGCAGAACCGCCGATCGCGTCACGACTCAATTCGTGAGTCGAGTCAAACAGTAATGACATGGCAGTTCGTTGAAGTCGGTGTATCCAACTGGAGGGGACGAGCGCATGGGATCTGAAACGGGGGTCGTCTACGTCTGCCCCGCTGCCGACGGGACCGTCCGGGAACTGCGCGAACGCGTCGGTCGAGTCGCGGCCGGCGACAGCGTCGCGGACCTGACAGCCGCTTGCTCGAGTGCCGACTGCGCCGTCGTCGGCGACGGGTCGCCCGACGCCGATCCGGTCGAGTGTTGTCGCCGACTCCGGACCCGGTGGCCCGATCTTCCGGTAATCGTCTTTCCGGCCGACGGCAGCGAGTCGCTGGCCGGCGCGGTCGTCGCCGCCGGCGCCGACGGCTACGTTCCCCGCGCCGACGGCGTCGACGCGCTCGCGAGCCGCATCGACGCCCTCCTCGCGGACGACGGAATCGAGGCGCCGCCCGCCGACTCCTCCGGATCCGATTCGGCGACCGCGCTCTCGAGTCAACTCGAGTCGTTGATCGACCAATCGCCGTTCGCCATGATCGAGTGGTCCCTCGAGTTCGACGTCGTGAGCTGGAATCCGGCGGCGACGGAGCTATTCGGCTACGCGGCGTCAGAGGCCCGCGGTCGGTCCGCGACCGAACTGATCGTTCCCGCCGACATTCGAGACGAGATCCGCGAGCACTGGGAGCGCCTACTCGACGGGGAGTTCGACGGGAACTCCACGTGGCGGACCGACGAGAACGTTCGCAAGGACGGAACGACGATCACCTGCGAGTGGGTCAACACGCCGTTGACCGACGCCGACGGTGCGGTCGTCAGCGTCCTCTCGTTCGTTCGGGACGTCACCGCCGAACGCAAGCGCGCGAACGCCCTCGAGGCGCTTCAGAAGACGACCCGCGAACTGATGCGCGCCGAGTCGCCCGACGAGATCGCCGCGATCGTGACCGACGCGACCGAACACGTTATCGACCGTCCGCTCGCCGCGGTCCGAATCTACGACGCGGACCGCGGGACGCTCGAACTCGCGGCGGTCAGCGAGTCCCTCGACGCGATCACGAGCGACATCTCCTCGATCGCACCGGACGAGGGAGTGCTCTGGAAAACCTACGCGGAGGGCGATCCGTCCGTCATCGAGGACGTCAGGTCCGAGCAACTCCCCTACGATCTCAGGATCGACGTCGGGAACGCCGTCGTCCACCCGCTCGGTGACCACGGGTTGCTGACGGTGGCGTCGGCGGACGACGCCGACCTCGATACCGCGGAGATCCACCTCGTTCACGTCCTCGCCGCGACGGCCGAGGTCGCGCTCGACCGAGCGACCCGGCAGCGCGAACTCGAGCGGACCCAGACGATCGTCGAGACGGTCGGCGACTGCGTCTATCAGCTCGACACCGAGGGCCGGTTCGTCGCCGTCAACGACACGATGGCGAATATGTGTAACTACGGTCGCGACGAACTCGTCGGTGAGCACATCTCGACGGTCCTCACCGACGAGAGCGTCGAGCGCGGATGGCGCCGCGTTCGCCGCCTCCTCTCGGACGACCGACGCGTTGCGACCTACGAGGTGACGCTGGTGGGGCGCGACGGCGAGCGCACACCGGCCGAGGTCAACACGGCCCTGTTGCGCTCGGACGGCGAAATCGCGGGCTCGGTCGGCATCATTCGCGATATCAGCGAGCGCAAGCGGATGGAACGGGAACTGGTCGAACGGAAGGCGAAGATCGAGCGCCTCCACGAGGTCGCCTCCCGCCTCGAGAACTGCCGGACCCGACGGGAGATTTACGACTGCACCGTCGAGGCGGCCGAAGACGTCCTGAACTTCGACGTCTGCGTCGTCAAGCGCCTCGAGGGCGATCACCTCGTCACGGCGGCCCTCTCTTCGAAACTCGATGCCGAGTTCGACCGGCGGATGGGAATTGACGAGGGGATCGCCGGCAAGACGTATCGAACGGGGGAGACATACCGGATCGACGACCTCCGGACGGCGCCCGACGCCGCGCCGGTCGACGGCACGCTGCGCTCCGTGCTGTCCGTCCCGATCGGCAAACGGGGCGTGTTTCAGACGGTCTCGACGGCGGTCGGCTCGTTCAGTCGGGAGGACGAGGAGCTGGCGGAGCTCCTGTTGTCACACGTCACCGACGCGCTCGATCGACTCGCGTTCGAGGAGCAGTTGCGGGCGGAACGCGACCGGTTCGCGGCGCTGTTCGAGAACGTCCCCGACGCCGTCGTCAGCGCGCGCCAGACCGCCGGCGACGCAATCGTCGAGGCGGTCAATCCGGCGTTCGAACGGACGTTCGGCTACGAGGAGTCGGCGGTCGTCGGTCGGTCCCTCGATCAGATCATCGTACCCGCGAACAGGAGCGCGGAGGCGGAAGCGCTCACCCGCCGCGGCGGCGACGGCGAGACCGTCGAGACCGAGGTCAAGCGGCGGACCGACGACGGGCTGCGCGATTTCATGATGCGGATCGTTCCCGTCGACCGTGGCGAGTCGACCGACCACACGTTCGGCCTCTACACCGATATAACCGACCAGAAACAGCGCCAGAAGCGCGTCGAAATTCTAAACCGCGTCCTGCGCCACGACATGCGAAACGGCATGAACATCATCGACGGCTGCGCCGAGATGCTCGCCGACGCCGTCGGCGACGACGCTATCGAGTACGCGACGACCATTCAGCAGCGGGCCGGCGAACTCGTCTCGCTCGCCGAGAAGACCCGCACCGTCGAGCGCGTTCTGGAGCGCGAGCCGACGACGACGGGCCCGACCGACGTCGCCCGGACGATCGCGGCAACCGTCGATCGCCTCGAGGCCGAGTACCCCGCTGTCACCGTCTCCTGTTCGGTTCCCGACCGGCTGTTCGTCCGGATCGACGCCTCGCTCGAGACCATCCTCTACCAAGTGCTCGAGAATGCCGTCGAACACCACGACGGGGCGGCGCCGACGATCGAGGTCTCGGTCTGCCACCGGAGCGACGACGGGATGCTCTCGCTGTCGGTCGCCGACGACGGTCCCGGAATGCCCGACGAGGAGCGGGAACTGCTCCAGGGCGACCGGGAGATCACGCAACTGCGCCACGCCAGCGGGCTCGGTCTCTGGCTCGTCAACCTCGTCGTCACGCAGGCCGGCGGCCAGCTGTCCTTCGACGCGAACGAGCCGCGGGGGACCGTCGTCACGCTCGAGATTCCGCGCGCCGACACGGAATCGGTGCGACCGACCGGCGATGAGGCGGCTACCGGCGACTGAACACCGAACTTTTTCCGCCTCGTGTTCGCTCGCGCTCACGGCTTCGCCGTTCGCATTGGCGCGGTTCTCGCTCACTCCGTTCGCTCCGAACCGCGCGACGCTCACTCACCGCTCGTTCTGCTCACGGGCGCGAAGCGCCCTCTGCTTACGGCCTCGGGCCGTTCGCATGGTATGCGAGATCAGAGGTCTCGCACTATTCGCACGGCTCGCGGGACCGCTGGTCGCGCGCTGGCGCAAAAACGCCCTCAGAAATCTTCGATTTCTGATGAGCCCGCGAGAGCTCTGCTCTCGCGGACTTCGATGAAAAAGGCCGACAGTTCGGCCGTTAGCCTCGCCGTCGGTCAACCGCTCGCTTCGCGAACGGATGCTATACCTGTTCGGAGGGGACGTTCGGCCCTCGACTGAGCGGAGACTCGAGTCCGTTCCGCGCTCGAGACGATCGTCGCTACCGCGTCAGCGGCTGGTTGAAACTGCGATCGCGCTCCATGACGGTCTCCCAGGTCAGTTCGCACTCGCAGGAGACCTGCTCGAACACGGAGGGATCCTGCCGGAGGTCGAAGTCCTTGATCGCCTTCTGGACGAGGTCGTCACACTCCGTGCAGTTGTGCGGGCCGCGATCGGAGCCGTGGCCGACCGGATCGGAGACGACGATGGCGTCGGTGTCGGCGGTCTCCTCGAGGACGTGGGCGACCGACCAGAGCCACGGCGGGCGGTAGCCGTCGTTGAAGTAGAGCTCGTCGACCATCGTGTAGCGCTGGACGTTACAGGGGTTCATTGAGACGGTGTGACAGCCCTCGACGTCGGCGCAGCGCTCGATCGAGGAGATCATGTCCTCGACGGCCTCGGACTCGGTGAGGAACGGCGGCTTCATCAGGAGGTAGGCCTTGATGCCGGCCTCGGCGTCGTCGGCCTCGGTGTCCGCCGTCGCGGCCTCGGTACAGGCGTCCTCGAAGTCCGCGAAGTCGAAGTACTTGTTCACGCAGTCGTGGCGGACGCGGTCGGTCGCCGTCTCGAGGCCGATCGCGATGTCCGTGTCGATCCCGTGCCCGGTGAAGTCGCCGATTTTCTCCCGGTCGACGAAGTCAGGCAGGGACTCGAGGACGATCCGGTCGCGGTCGGCGAACGTCTCGGCGATGGCGCGGCGGGTCTCGGCGCCGACCTCGCGCTCGTCGAGGAAGGAGCCGGAGGTGTAGATCTTGATGAGCTCGGCCGGCTCGTCAGCATTTTCGTTTTCGTGTTCCAGACAGACGTCGATCTGGTCCATCAGGGCCCCGTGGGAGACGCTGCCGCCGTCGACGCTCTCCGCGACGTAGCCGCACATCGTACAGCCGCCGGCGCGGGCCCACCGGCAGCCCCCCGTGTTCAGAATGATCGTCAGGCTCCGCTTGACGCCGCCGGGAGTGTTGTCCTCGTCGAGCCAGACGCGGGTGGGCTCGTGGGGATCGTAGCTGGCCTCCTTGCGCGAGCGGATCTCGCGCATAACCTGATTGTGGGCGTCCATGCCCTTGCCCTGCTCGTAGACATCGGGGCTCGGTTTGCTCATTACGAGGGGCAAGCAGTCCGGCGCGTAAAGCGCCTTCGTCTGGGGTGGGTCGTGACGGCGTTCGCACCGACCGGTTTCGGGACGTCGTTAGGACTCGACGACGATATCGCCGTCCGCGTCGACGCGGACGTCGTAACCGTAGTACGTGAACTGTACCGCCCCCGTGGTCTGCGGGCCGTCGGTGCTCGAGGACTGAAAGAGGGAATCCAGCGCGTCGGGATCGACGGCGTCGTACAGCGGCGGCAACGATAGCGGATCCGTTCCGTCCAGCGCGGCGACTCGTTCGATGATCGCTAGGCTCGGCTGTCCCTCCGAAACCGATGTGACGCTGCTTGGTTCATGCATTACCAGACTAGCACGCATCGACGGCTTCGAACCTATCGTCGTACTCTTCTCCCCTTCATATGGGGGAACGTATCTTCGGCGGACGATCGCGGTGCCGGCGATCGGTTTCAACCGTCGAACAGGTGTCGAAACACTTTGGCCATAATCCGCCGCAGATGTGTCGACAGCGTCGACTGCGAGATTCCGAGTTCGTCGGCGACGGCCGCCGCGCTGGCACCCTCCGGTTCGTAGTATCCCATCCGGGCCGCGGTCCGAGCGACCTCCCGCTGGCGGTCGGTAAGGGGGACCTCGGCGTCGTCGTCGTAGATGGACTGCGCTTTCGGTCCGGTGCTGTACAGTTTCACGAGGTCCCAGCGAATGCCCTCCTCGCGACAAAACTGCCAGTAGTCGCCGAGGCGCTCCCGATCGGGGGCGTGTAGTCGCAGGTGCCAGCCGCGGTCGGTGTTCCGAATAGAGAGCACTCGCAGCCCGAGATCGGCGATCTCCGGGGTCGTGAACTTTGCGGCCGAACTGAGGTAGATCTGATACGCGCGACGGTCCGAGAACTCCATCGTCACGTCCCAGTCGTCGACCGTGTGATCGTCCTCGAGGGCAGATTCGAACGCCGGAAAACTGCAGTTCGAAACCGAATAGAACATGATCGGCCCGGCCCGATCGGACGACCGTAACGGTTGTGACTCCGCGGTCAGGTCCACGTCCTCGAGCGTTCGGATCGTCGGTGTCAGCGGGAGATCCGCGTGGGAGATGTTCATCTCGGCGACGAAGCTTCGCGTCATCGGTCTTGCCTCGTTGTATCGGGCGCGGGACGGGAACGTGCCGGGCCGTCGCGTCGAGACGCGGCGATGACACTCGGGTTCCCGAAGCAGCCTCCGGCTGGCCGTCCGTCGGCGACCGTCCTAGCCGAGTCGCATCTCCCGGGTTTCGATCGCGTCACAGGCCGGACAGACGAACTGGTAGGTGACGCGGCTCCCGGTCGTCCGGACGCGCCAGCCCCCTTCCGTGTCCACATAGCCACACGCCGGACATTTAGGGTCAGAATCGAACTTCGCCTTGAGTTGTTCGAAGGGTGACCGATAGGTAGACATGTGTTTATCTATGCCGTGGCAACACATAACAACCTAGGGTAGCAGTCCGATCGTTGAACCGTCGGGCCGAGCACCGCGGTTCTTACGGCGTTGCCGTTCGAAGGAGGGCTATGAAGAACGCCGATGCGGCGGAGAACGAGGGTCGAGTCGCGCC
Above is a genomic segment from Haloterrigena salifodinae containing:
- the purS gene encoding phosphoribosylformylglycinamidine synthase subunit PurS — encoded protein: MTAYTATVTVRLKHGVLDPEAETTQQALERLGFDLEDLRSADRFEVDLEAESAESARERADEMAERLLANPTIHDYDVEVDER
- a CDS encoding PAS domain S-box protein codes for the protein MGSETGVVYVCPAADGTVRELRERVGRVAAGDSVADLTAACSSADCAVVGDGSPDADPVECCRRLRTRWPDLPVIVFPADGSESLAGAVVAAGADGYVPRADGVDALASRIDALLADDGIEAPPADSSGSDSATALSSQLESLIDQSPFAMIEWSLEFDVVSWNPAATELFGYAASEARGRSATELIVPADIRDEIREHWERLLDGEFDGNSTWRTDENVRKDGTTITCEWVNTPLTDADGAVVSVLSFVRDVTAERKRANALEALQKTTRELMRAESPDEIAAIVTDATEHVIDRPLAAVRIYDADRGTLELAAVSESLDAITSDISSIAPDEGVLWKTYAEGDPSVIEDVRSEQLPYDLRIDVGNAVVHPLGDHGLLTVASADDADLDTAEIHLVHVLAATAEVALDRATRQRELERTQTIVETVGDCVYQLDTEGRFVAVNDTMANMCNYGRDELVGEHISTVLTDESVERGWRRVRRLLSDDRRVATYEVTLVGRDGERTPAEVNTALLRSDGEIAGSVGIIRDISERKRMERELVERKAKIERLHEVASRLENCRTRREIYDCTVEAAEDVLNFDVCVVKRLEGDHLVTAALSSKLDAEFDRRMGIDEGIAGKTYRTGETYRIDDLRTAPDAAPVDGTLRSVLSVPIGKRGVFQTVSTAVGSFSREDEELAELLLSHVTDALDRLAFEEQLRAERDRFAALFENVPDAVVSARQTAGDAIVEAVNPAFERTFGYEESAVVGRSLDQIIVPANRSAEAEALTRRGGDGETVETEVKRRTDDGLRDFMMRIVPVDRGESTDHTFGLYTDITDQKQRQKRVEILNRVLRHDMRNGMNIIDGCAEMLADAVGDDAIEYATTIQQRAGELVSLAEKTRTVERVLEREPTTTGPTDVARTIAATVDRLEAEYPAVTVSCSVPDRLFVRIDASLETILYQVLENAVEHHDGAAPTIEVSVCHRSDDGMLSLSVADDGPGMPDEERELLQGDREITQLRHASGLGLWLVNLVVTQAGGQLSFDANEPRGTVVTLEIPRADTESVRPTGDEAATGD
- a CDS encoding HVO_0649 family zinc finger protein, translated to MSTYRSPFEQLKAKFDSDPKCPACGYVDTEGGWRVRTTGSRVTYQFVCPACDAIETREMRLG
- the purQ gene encoding phosphoribosylformylglycinamidine synthase I, producing the protein MTVSIIRFGGSNCDRDAERALEHLEIDAEIVWHEDGLPADTSGIVLPGGFSYGDYLRAGAMAARSPIMAEVREAAAEGTPVLGVCNGAQIGCESGLTEGAFTTNESARFQCEHVYLRVERDDTPWTAAYDEGDVIEIPIAHGEGRYEIDDDRLDELEDEDRILFRYCDENGETGPDVNPNGSKHNVAGVLGESEAVAVLMPHPERATLPDVGPTDGQGILRGFELAETEA
- a CDS encoding HalOD1 output domain-containing protein, yielding MHEPSSVTSVSEGQPSLAIIERVAALDGTDPLSLPPLYDAVDPDALDSLFQSSSTDGPQTTGAVQFTYYGYDVRVDADGDIVVES
- a CDS encoding archaeosine biosynthesis radical SAM protein RaSEA — translated: MSKPSPDVYEQGKGMDAHNQVMREIRSRKEASYDPHEPTRVWLDEDNTPGGVKRSLTIILNTGGCRWARAGGCTMCGYVAESVDGGSVSHGALMDQIDVCLEHENENADEPAELIKIYTSGSFLDEREVGAETRRAIAETFADRDRIVLESLPDFVDREKIGDFTGHGIDTDIAIGLETATDRVRHDCVNKYFDFADFEDACTEAATADTEADDAEAGIKAYLLMKPPFLTESEAVEDMISSIERCADVEGCHTVSMNPCNVQRYTMVDELYFNDGYRPPWLWSVAHVLEETADTDAIVVSDPVGHGSDRGPHNCTECDDLVQKAIKDFDLRQDPSVFEQVSCECELTWETVMERDRSFNQPLTR
- a CDS encoding FAD/NAD(P)-binding protein → MYDCVIVGGGVHGTYCCQRLLEDTALESEDLLLVDPHDRLLASFRRKAAACGMAELRSTFVQHVGTEPFGLESFAESRGREGELRPTPGYPPRPTLSLFLDFADYVIERKGLADRHRRAAVESIRRSAAGDGSLVLETAAGDEDETGIENRTGDSSGGQIRTRTCVLAIGHGGRYRYPPWADGVDAITHVWDGFAPERRAEETVVVGGGITAVQLATALAERERVTLCPRDGFEEATIEADPRWINWNHIEKHLHRHPPGSRARAETVSEARNDGTVPPRLLEHLERDDDGDLSVRRSDVRSAREIDDRVRLLLENGGCCSAERAVLATGFAPVFEHPFVDRVAASLDLERGYRGMPILDDETLAWRDATGSETPLFVMGALAAGTVGPLAGNVAGARRAADRIVRAIEARRPTVPA
- a CDS encoding helix-turn-helix domain-containing protein — encoded protein: MTRSFVAEMNISHADLPLTPTIRTLEDVDLTAESQPLRSSDRAGPIMFYSVSNCSFPAFESALEDDHTVDDWDVTMEFSDRRAYQIYLSSAAKFTTPEIADLGLRVLSIRNTDRGWHLRLHAPDRERLGDYWQFCREEGIRWDLVKLYSTGPKAQSIYDDDAEVPLTDRQREVARTAARMGYYEPEGASAAAVADELGISQSTLSTHLRRIMAKVFRHLFDG